A section of the Dehalobacter sp. DCM genome encodes:
- a CDS encoding dihydroorotase — translation MLWIKNAHIIDPAQGLSEKGDVLVKNDTIIKAGGNFNPESVVAALGADTLEDIRQIEAEGKFLFPGLIDVHVHLREPGQEEKEDIRSGSRAAVRGGFTSILAMANTAPIIDNRALTEFVRLQGERADMARVYPIAAVTKGFQGKELVEMADICDGGAVAFSDDGKGIQSAEMMRLALQYAKVTGCPISSHCEDESLADHGAMRQGEMSACLGLKGIPASAESIMVARDVLLAAETGGKLHIAHVSTKESVQIIREAKKRGVDVTAEVNPHHLIFTENDVALTNTSMKVNPPLPSQEDQAALLAGLLDGTIDMLATDHAPHTWEEKTRPFAEAPFGINALETVLSAVWQNLILKNKLTLEKVVALWSLHPARRFGLPGGSMQPGSPADLVLFAPDFKEKIEAHTMESKAQNTPFLGQVMEGMPVMTIIGGTIRMIDRKVI, via the coding sequence ATGTTATGGATTAAAAATGCGCATATTATCGACCCGGCACAAGGATTATCTGAAAAGGGCGATGTGTTGGTAAAAAACGATACAATTATCAAGGCGGGGGGGAACTTTAACCCGGAAAGCGTCGTTGCGGCTTTAGGTGCAGACACATTAGAAGATATCAGGCAAATTGAAGCCGAAGGGAAATTTCTGTTTCCAGGTCTGATCGATGTTCATGTTCACCTCCGAGAGCCCGGACAGGAAGAAAAGGAAGATATTCGCAGCGGATCCCGAGCGGCAGTACGCGGGGGTTTTACCTCCATACTTGCCATGGCGAATACGGCTCCCATCATCGATAACCGGGCACTGACCGAATTTGTCCGTTTGCAGGGGGAAAGGGCGGACATGGCCCGGGTCTATCCTATCGCCGCCGTAACCAAAGGATTTCAGGGCAAAGAATTGGTTGAAATGGCGGATATTTGCGACGGCGGTGCCGTTGCTTTCTCCGATGACGGCAAAGGGATCCAAAGCGCAGAAATGATGCGACTGGCTTTGCAATATGCGAAAGTCACCGGTTGCCCGATCAGCAGTCATTGTGAGGATGAAAGCCTGGCAGATCATGGCGCCATGCGTCAAGGCGAAATGAGCGCTTGCTTGGGGTTAAAAGGAATCCCGGCCAGTGCGGAAAGCATCATGGTGGCGCGGGATGTGCTTTTGGCAGCGGAAACAGGCGGGAAGCTGCACATCGCCCACGTTTCCACGAAAGAGAGTGTCCAGATTATCCGGGAAGCAAAAAAACGAGGGGTTGACGTTACGGCGGAAGTAAATCCCCATCACCTGATCTTTACCGAAAATGATGTTGCTTTGACCAATACATCGATGAAAGTAAATCCGCCCCTGCCCAGTCAAGAAGACCAGGCCGCGTTGCTGGCAGGACTTCTTGACGGGACTATCGATATGCTGGCGACGGATCATGCACCGCATACCTGGGAAGAAAAGACCCGGCCGTTTGCGGAAGCGCCCTTTGGGATTAATGCGCTGGAGACCGTTTTGTCTGCGGTGTGGCAAAACCTGATCCTGAAAAATAAACTCACGCTGGAAAAGGTTGTTGCGCTCTGGTCGCTGCATCCTGCTCGTCGCTTCGGGCTGCCGGGAGGCAGCATGCAACCGGGAAGCCCGGCGGATTTGGTATTGTTTGCCCCAGATTTTAAAGAGAAAATCGAAGCGCACACAATGGAATCCAAAGCACAGAATACACCGTTTTTAGGTCAGGTGATGGAGGGAATGCCGGTGATGACCATTATTGGCGGCACGATACGCATGATTGACAGAAAAGTCATCTAG
- a CDS encoding aspartate carbamoyltransferase catalytic subunit, which yields MNWKHKDLLDLDNLTAEEIRHILTTAAPMKEIVLRPIKKLPTLRGKSVVMLFYENSTRTRTSFESAAKILGADTTNIAVASSSVSKGETLLDTAKTLQAMQVDLVILRHGSSGAAEFLANELRAGVINGGDGQHAHPTQALLDIFTMQERLGDIEGKKIVIVGDILHSRVVRSNALGLKKLGAEVVLVGPPTLLPPEMNYLGVKTSYDLDKELPGADAVMALRLQLERQQSGLLPSMREYSKLYGLSSERLQKTGKQTIVMHPGPMNRGVEITSELADSIQSVIEAQVTNGVAVRMALIYLLIGGTGHVMD from the coding sequence ATGAATTGGAAACACAAGGATTTACTTGATTTGGACAATCTGACGGCAGAAGAGATCAGACATATTTTAACGACGGCAGCCCCTATGAAAGAAATTGTTCTGCGGCCGATCAAGAAACTTCCGACACTCAGAGGGAAATCAGTGGTCATGCTCTTTTATGAAAATAGTACACGGACACGGACTTCTTTTGAAAGTGCGGCTAAGATCCTGGGAGCAGATACTACCAATATCGCAGTGGCTTCGAGCAGTGTAAGCAAAGGAGAAACACTCCTGGACACAGCAAAAACACTGCAAGCCATGCAAGTCGATCTGGTTATCTTAAGACACGGCAGTTCCGGTGCTGCTGAATTTTTGGCCAACGAGCTCAGAGCCGGTGTAATAAACGGCGGCGACGGGCAGCACGCGCATCCCACGCAAGCATTGCTTGATATATTTACGATGCAGGAAAGATTAGGCGATATTGAAGGCAAAAAGATTGTCATTGTCGGCGATATCCTGCATTCTCGGGTGGTCCGCAGCAATGCGTTGGGGCTTAAGAAACTGGGGGCGGAGGTTGTTCTTGTCGGTCCGCCTACGCTGCTGCCGCCAGAAATGAATTACCTGGGGGTCAAAACCTCGTACGATTTGGATAAGGAACTTCCCGGAGCCGACGCCGTCATGGCCTTGCGTCTGCAGTTGGAACGTCAGCAGAGCGGACTCTTGCCCTCCATGCGGGAATACAGCAAACTATACGGTCTGAGTTCAGAGCGCTTACAGAAAACGGGAAAACAAACGATTGTCATGCATCCCGGCCCAATGAATCGCGGCGTCGAAATCACCAGCGAACTGGCAGACAGTATCCAGTCAGTGATTGAAGCTCAGGTCACCAATGGCGTTGCAGTCAGAATGGCGTTAATTTACTTGTTGATAGGAGGAACCGGCCATGTTATGGATTAA
- the pyrR gene encoding bifunctional pyr operon transcriptional regulator/uracil phosphoribosyltransferase PyrR, giving the protein MEGTPKNKIMDSEGIRRAISRIAHEILEKNQGTNDLVLIGIRTRGVPLAERIRNRIQEYEGVKVPLGLLDITLYRDDLSTIAIQPVIHETKVPFNLDGKNVILVDDVLFTGRTVRAALDALIDLGRPAKIQLAVLIDRGHRELPIRADYVGKNVPTSSREIVSVCLEETDQTEEVFLSERTNPTGKT; this is encoded by the coding sequence ATGGAAGGAACTCCAAAAAATAAGATCATGGATTCGGAAGGGATCCGCAGAGCCATTAGCCGGATTGCGCATGAGATACTGGAGAAAAACCAAGGCACCAATGATCTCGTCCTTATTGGCATTCGAACCCGGGGAGTCCCATTAGCCGAACGGATCCGGAACAGGATCCAGGAGTATGAAGGGGTGAAGGTTCCTCTGGGATTATTGGATATTACGTTATATCGGGATGATTTAAGTACGATAGCTATCCAGCCAGTCATCCATGAAACCAAAGTACCTTTCAATTTGGATGGAAAAAATGTTATTTTAGTTGACGATGTGCTCTTCACCGGACGAACGGTCCGTGCCGCGCTTGATGCACTGATCGATCTCGGGAGGCCGGCAAAGATCCAGCTGGCAGTCCTCATTGACCGGGGACACAGGGAACTTCCCATCCGCGCTGACTATGTAGGTAAGAATGTACCAACTTCCAGCAGAGAGATCGTTTCTGTATGTTTGGAGGAAACGGATCAGACAGAAGAGGTATTTCTTTCAGAACGAACGAATCCAACAGGAAAAACATAA
- a CDS encoding RluA family pseudouridine synthase codes for MTKHNEQDSLDNGQVHADNITDVTENDGPDTWQTVEVTSGQRLDTALAAKTEVSRSYIQVLIQDERVLVNGLPRKANYRLQDNDTVEISFPPLQQLDVQPENIPLTIVYEDEDLLVINKPQGMVVHPAPGAWSGTLVNALLYHCQNLSGINGIIRPGIVHRIDKDTSGLLVVAKNDDAHHHLAGQIKEHTAGRTYRAVVHGVLSEPSGTINAPIGRDPKDRKKMGVVFKHSREAVTHYEVLERFVQFTEIRAVLETGRTHQIRVHMAYMKHPVLGDPLYGPKKNPFGLAAQVLHAETLQFVHPRTGEKMKFTVSPPASFITVLETLRNSY; via the coding sequence ATGACTAAACATAATGAGCAAGATAGTTTAGATAACGGACAGGTGCATGCGGACAATATTACGGATGTAACAGAAAACGACGGCCCTGACACATGGCAGACAGTTGAGGTCACTTCAGGACAGCGTCTGGACACGGCATTGGCGGCAAAAACAGAGGTCAGCAGGAGTTATATTCAGGTACTGATCCAGGATGAACGCGTATTGGTCAACGGTCTTCCCCGAAAGGCGAATTACCGTTTACAGGATAATGATACGGTGGAGATCTCTTTCCCGCCGCTGCAGCAATTAGACGTCCAACCTGAAAATATCCCGCTCACTATTGTCTACGAGGATGAAGACCTTTTGGTTATCAACAAACCCCAGGGAATGGTCGTTCATCCGGCACCGGGAGCCTGGAGCGGCACTCTGGTCAACGCATTACTTTATCACTGTCAAAACCTTTCGGGGATCAACGGCATAATCCGGCCGGGGATTGTTCACCGTATTGATAAGGATACATCAGGACTGTTAGTTGTTGCTAAAAATGATGATGCGCATCATCATTTAGCCGGTCAGATCAAAGAACACACTGCCGGAAGGACTTACCGTGCAGTGGTTCACGGGGTATTGTCCGAACCATCCGGAACGATCAATGCTCCTATTGGCAGAGATCCTAAAGATCGGAAAAAAATGGGGGTTGTCTTTAAACATTCGCGTGAGGCTGTCACTCACTATGAGGTTCTGGAGCGATTTGTTCAATTTACTGAGATCCGGGCGGTGCTGGAAACGGGAAGAACCCATCAGATCCGCGTGCATATGGCATATATGAAACATCCCGTTTTGGGTGATCCGTTATATGGACCCAAGAAAAATCCATTTGGCTTAGCCGCTCAAGTTTTGCACGCTGAAACTCTGCAATTTGTCCATCCGCGGACCGGAGAAAAAATGAAATTCACTGTGTCCCCGCCAGCATCATTTATAACTGTATTGGAGACGTTAAGGAATTCCTATTAA
- the lspA gene encoding signal peptidase II: protein MPFLYTWITLVIILVVDRVTKWIVQSNLALGESLSVIPGFFHITYILNPGAAFGMLQGRTWLLIVASVIVLAALFYIQTKIKGDQKWMRFCMGLIGGGALGNLWDRIQTGKVIDFLDFKVWSYIFNIADSMILVGSVFLVILILRMKEEPHD, encoded by the coding sequence TTGCCTTTTTTATACACATGGATAACATTGGTTATCATATTGGTAGTGGACAGAGTCACTAAATGGATTGTACAGAGTAATTTAGCACTTGGTGAAAGCCTTAGTGTTATTCCCGGATTCTTTCACATCACGTATATATTGAATCCCGGGGCTGCTTTTGGTATGCTGCAAGGCCGGACCTGGCTCCTGATCGTTGCTTCCGTGATTGTTTTGGCCGCACTTTTCTATATCCAGACGAAAATTAAAGGAGACCAGAAATGGATGCGCTTTTGCATGGGGTTAATCGGGGGCGGTGCTTTAGGCAATTTGTGGGATAGGATCCAGACAGGAAAGGTTATCGATTTCCTGGATTTTAAGGTGTGGTCCTATATTTTTAATATTGCGGACAGTATGATCCTCGTCGGAAGTGTATTCCTGGTCATATTAATATTGCGTATGAAAGAGGAACCTCATGACTAA
- the pduL gene encoding phosphate propanoyltransferase yields the protein MRTCTVPVGISNRHLHLSEAHIQELYGENAALTFKKALSQPGQYASEETVTLVGPKGTLAGVRVLGPARKETQIELALTDAIKLGVTVETRESGKLDETPGIDLINGDRKVHLDYGVIAAKRHIHASEEDAKKYGLKDKDIVKVMFEGPRGGVLHNVIVRVSSTYAWDFHIDTDEANALGLKNGDTGTVIIED from the coding sequence ATGCGTACATGTACGGTTCCAGTAGGTATTTCCAATCGCCATCTTCACCTCTCCGAAGCGCATATACAGGAATTGTATGGTGAAAATGCAGCACTGACTTTTAAGAAAGCACTGAGTCAGCCGGGACAGTATGCCTCAGAAGAAACGGTGACCCTGGTTGGACCAAAGGGAACACTTGCCGGCGTGCGCGTATTAGGGCCCGCTCGTAAAGAAACACAAATCGAATTGGCATTGACAGACGCAATCAAACTGGGAGTAACAGTAGAAACGCGTGAATCCGGTAAATTAGATGAAACACCGGGGATCGATTTAATAAACGGTGACAGAAAGGTTCACCTGGACTACGGTGTTATAGCAGCGAAACGTCATATTCATGCCAGTGAAGAGGATGCAAAAAAATACGGACTGAAAGATAAAGATATCGTTAAAGTAATGTTTGAAGGACCTCGCGGCGGTGTATTGCACAATGTCATCGTGCGGGTAAGCAGCACGTATGCCTGGGATTTTCATATCGATACGGATGAGGCGAATGCCCTCGGACTCAAAAACGGTGATACAGGTACGGTTATTATTGAGGATTAA
- a CDS encoding 2-phosphosulfolactate phosphatase — protein sequence MDVEVLPCIGYFPMPDLTDKAVIVIDVLRATSTVITALANGCRVVVPVCGIEEAREIKAGESGVLLGGERRAQRIDGFDLGNSPSDYSPEVVSGKKVVITTTNGTKAIQAAQEASKIWIASLLNADSVTEAVKLFLARHEEIRGLVIICAGTEERFDLPDTICAGMILAGLGSGFSINDLGLAARMMYNISRENIKETLKNSRHGQYMLSIGMECDIDFCALVNIYSVVPVYQHGQITIEKIDG from the coding sequence TTGGATGTCGAAGTGCTGCCTTGCATTGGTTATTTTCCTATGCCAGACCTGACGGATAAAGCAGTCATCGTCATCGATGTGCTGAGGGCTACCAGTACCGTGATTACGGCCCTGGCCAACGGATGCCGGGTTGTTGTTCCTGTCTGCGGCATTGAAGAAGCCAGAGAAATAAAAGCGGGTGAGTCGGGCGTATTACTGGGCGGAGAAAGAAGAGCACAGCGCATCGACGGTTTTGATCTCGGTAATTCTCCCTCTGACTATTCTCCCGAAGTTGTCAGCGGCAAAAAAGTAGTTATAACCACAACTAACGGAACAAAAGCGATTCAAGCAGCTCAAGAGGCTTCGAAGATCTGGATCGCTTCATTGTTAAACGCAGACAGTGTAACGGAAGCGGTGAAGTTGTTTTTGGCCAGGCATGAGGAGATACGCGGGCTCGTTATTATTTGTGCCGGGACGGAAGAACGCTTTGATCTTCCGGATACAATTTGCGCCGGAATGATTTTGGCTGGACTAGGCAGTGGGTTTTCCATTAATGATCTTGGACTTGCCGCTCGGATGATGTACAATATATCGCGAGAGAATATAAAAGAAACCCTCAAAAATTCACGGCATGGCCAATATATGCTTTCTATAGGAATGGAATGCGACATCGATTTCTGCGCTTTAGTGAACATCTATTCGGTCGTACCTGTTTATCAACACGGACAGATTACCATCGAAAAAATCGATGGCTAA